In Papaver somniferum cultivar HN1 chromosome 1, ASM357369v1, whole genome shotgun sequence, a genomic segment contains:
- the LOC113300901 gene encoding pentatricopeptide repeat-containing protein At5g66520-like: MGTACELSKEMPEKGVVSFSAMITGYVRKGRFNEALELFRELQIQGLEPNDSTVMGVISASADLGNLDTGKWIHSYIRNKNGNRFDSRINTALISMYFKCGSVEDEVFFFKGVKEKLVGEWTTMISGITMHGFGERSVELFENMVESGVKPNAITFVGLLSGCTHAGLVKEGLMYFKRMKPEFGIEPTVEHFGCVVDFLGRAGLIAQEVDFVNNMPLKAI; the protein is encoded by the coding sequence ATGGGAACTGCATGTGAGTTGTCCAAGGAAATGCCTGAGAAGGGTGTTGTTTCATTTAGTGCGATGATTACTGGTTATGTTAGAAAGGGACGGTTTAACGAAGCATTGGAATTATTTCGTGAGTTACAGATTCAGGGGTTGGAGCCTAATGATTCTACTGTTATGGGTGTCATTTCTGCCTCTGCTGATTTGGGAAATTTAGATACTGGTAAATGGATTCATTCTTATATTAGGAATAAGAATGGAAATCGATTTGACAGTCGGATAAATACTGCACTGATTAGTATGTATTTTAAGTGTGGGAGCGTCGAAGATGAGGTATTTTTCTTTAAAGGGGTTAAGGAGAAGCTTGTGGGAGAATGGACAACAATGATTTCTGGCATAACAATGCATGGTTTTGGAGAGAGATCTGTTGAATTGTTCGAAAACATGGTGGAATCGGGTGTTAAGCCTAATGCAATCACATTTGTCGGCCTCTTATCTGGTTGCACTCATGCAGGATTGGTCAAGGAAGGGTTAATGTATTTCAAGAGAATGAAACCCGAGTTCGGTATTGAACCCACAGTTGAACACTTCGGTTGTGTGGTCGATTTTCTAGGCCGGGCAGGATTGATTGCACAAGAGGTTGATTTCGTGAACAATATGCCACTGAAAGCTATATGA